In one window of Episyrphus balteatus chromosome 3, idEpiBalt1.1, whole genome shotgun sequence DNA:
- the LOC129915963 gene encoding ribonucleoprotein RB97D-like, with the protein MHSRRNNSVVIKDEPAEAEDLTVESDEDEICEFEHLRKLFIGGLAVQTNEESLRSFYEQWGKVVDCVVMRDPVTKRSRGFGFITYTRASMVDKAQKNRPHTIDGKNVEAKRALPRPERTPNESKATVKKIFVGGLKDNHDEDCLREHFSQFGNVVSVKILTDRTTGKRRGFAFVEFDDYDAVDKTILQKTHSIKYVLVDVKKSVYSQDNKRTGQNLGGGQDNQKHSNPFQNRGPMNRPPMNAMNGPPMNGPYMNGPPMNGPPMNGPPMNGPPMNGPPMNGPPMNGPPMNGPPMNGPPGNYNNWGPQYNYNGYNQPPVNNWNWNQPPQNAWNGPPNAQWNQGNYGPPQQANWNAGPVPPQGNWNNTPVPPVQGIWNDNAGPSQPQGPMQQQGFPPQGVQQQGPPQQAPIQQVPPQQGIPPQQGLPPQGPIQPQGVPPIQGPVQQQGPLPPRAPQLPPRAPQQQRGSQIQQTSPQQQGSSPQRRLNQQQGAEFQGNSQNFGSGYQQNYGGGPQKSNLNSSMRKNPYSSPTGVSRQQPVPPGISNRRY; encoded by the exons atgcaTTCACGAAGAAATAATTCTGTTGTTATCAAAGATGAACCAGCCGAAGCCGAAGACCTCACCGTTGAAAGTGATGAAGAT gaaATATGTGAATTTGAACATCTTCGTAAACTTTTTATTGGAGGTTTGGCAGTACAAACAAATGAAGAATCACTTCGCTCTTTTTATGAACAATGGGGCAAAGTAGTAGACTGTGTTGTTATGCGCGATCCGGTAACCAAAAGGTCTCGAGGTTTTGGTTTCATTACTTATACAAGAGCTTCTATGGTTGACAAGGCACAAAAGAATCGTCCTCATACTATAGATGGaaa AAATGTTGAAGCAAAACGTGCTCTTCCACGTCCAGAGCGCACACCCAATGAGTCTAAAGcaactgttaaaaaaatttttgttggcgGACTTAAGGATAATCACGATGAGGATTGTTTACGCGAACATTTCTCTCAGTTTGGCAACGTAGTTAGCGTTAAAATTCTCACTGACAGGACGACTGGTAAAAGACGTGGTTTTGCCTTTGTTGAATTTGATGATTATGATGCCGTTGATAAAACTATTt tacaaaaaacacattcaataaAATATGTGCTGGTTGATGTTAAGAAATCTGTGTACAGTCAAGATAATAAACGTACAGGGCAAAATTTAGGGGGAGGACAAGATAATCAAAAACATTCTAATCCTTTTCAAAATAGAGGGCCCATGAATAGACCTCCTATGAATGCAATGAATGGCCCACCAATGAATGGGCCATATATGAATGGTCCTCCGATGAATGGTCCACCAATGAATGGTCCTCCAATGAATGGTCCTCCAATGAATGGCCCTCCAATGAATGGTCCACCAATGAATGGTCCACCAATGAATGGACCACCAATGAATGGTCCGCCGGGTAATTACAACAATTGGGGACCCCAATACAATTACAATGGCTACAATCAGCCTCCTGTGAATAACTGGAATTGGAATCAACCACCTCAAAATGCTTGGAATGGGCCACCCAATGCTCAATGGAACCAGGGTAACTACGGTCCCCCACAACAAGCTAATTGGAATGCTGGTCCTGTTCCACCACAAGGAAACTGGAACAATACACCTGTTCCACCTGTTCAAGGTATTTGGAATGATAATGCTGGTCCTTCCCAACCACAAGGACCTATGCAACAACAAGGCTTCCCGCCACAAGGGGTCCAGCAACAAGGACCTCCACAACAAGCACCCATACAGCAAGTGCCTCCACAACAAGGCATCCCTCCACAACAAGGGCTCCCACCACAAGGACCCATTCAACCACAAGGGGTTCCTCCAATACAAGGTCCCGTACAACAACAAGGACCTCTGCCGCCACGAGCTCCTCAGCTACCGCCACGAGCTCCTCAGCAACAACGAGGTTCCCAGATACAACAAACATCTCCACAACAACAGGGATCCTCTCCACAAAGAAGACTTAACCAACAACAAGGAGCAGAGTTCCAAGGAAACTCGCAAAACTTTGGAAGTGGTTATCAACAAAACTACGGAGGTGGAccacaaaaaagtaatttaaacaGCAGTATGCGCAAGAATCCTTACAGTTCTCCAACAGGAG TTTCTCGACAACAACCTGTTCCCCCAGGCATTTCAAATCGTCGTTACTAA